The DNA sequence GCCGGGCGCGTGAATTTTACCAGCAGGCCCTGGCTACGCTGCCTCGGGACGCGCTACGGAGTCGGCTCGATCTGAACTGGACGGTGGCGAATGTCTATTCATTCTCGCTCAATAGCGAGGCCATGCAGCGGGAAAGCATGAAGCTCTATGATGCCTTGGAACAGGCTTACCAGGAGGATCCTGAATCACTCTATATTGCTGAGTACATGGCCTTTAACAAGGGTCTGAACCATATCTTTCTATTTCAGGATTACAAGGCCGCCCTTCAGGAATTCTCGAAACTGCCCCGCACCAGCCGACCCTGGCTCGACGCCCAGGTTTATTCGGCCCTGGCCTATTTTCACCTGAAAGAAAACGCCAAGGCCAGGTCAGCTTTGGCGAACATTCAGCTGGAAAAACATCTCGATCTGCAAAGGCTCCCGAGTCTGGCCTGCTATCAGGCGATCGTAAGGTTTGGGCTCAAGGAAAGCACGGATCTGTCGGACTGCTTTTCCATGTTGGAAAAAGGCAGTGGGCCCGACACCAGTATTCAACTGACCCGCGAACTGATGGATCTTGATCTTCCTGTGGACGCCCGTCTGCGCGTTCTGCAGGCGTTCTGGCGAATCTATCTGCAGCAGCTGGAACCCAAGATCCGGCAGATCATGGAAAACAACAGCAATGCGATTGAATTGGCTCGGGTTCGTACCGAGAATCTGGTGAAGGACTATGATATTAAAAATTTCAATCTGCTGAAAATCATCGCCGGCGGATTGATTTTCGGTTTGCTGCTCGCGGCCTTCATGCTTTGGAATCTCCGCAGTAAAAACAGGAGCATCGAAAAACTCCAGACCTATATCCAGCAGGCTGTGCTGGCCCGATTCCTGCCGCCGGTCATCGTCGCGGAGATCGTCCAGGGACGCTCGCGCCTGGAAGCCGAACCCAAGGATGAACTCATCACCCTCATGTTCTGCGATATCGTGGGTTTCACAGCTCTGTCCGGGGATTTAGACCGGCCGCAGACTGTGGCGCTGCTGAATGACTTCATGCATATCGTCACGGAAGTGGTCTATAAGCATGGCGGCACCATTGATAAATTCATCGGGGATGCCGCCATGGTGATCTTCGGAGCCCCAACGCCTTTGGATGCGAAAATTCAAGCGGAACGCGCAGTGGCCTGTGCCCAGGATCTTCTGGTCGCCATGTCACGCGTCCATCACTTCAAATTAAGAATCGGAATTCATCAGGGCATGGCTACTGTGGGAATCTTTGGGAGTGAACGACGTTCGGATTTTACGGCCATTGGTTCCACGGTGAATATCGCCTCGCGCATCGAGGGGCGCGCTCAGCCCCAGGAAATCCTGATGAGTGAAGCCGTGGCGCATCATCTGCCGGAATCGGCCGTGATGGACTGCGGTTTCTATGAGTTGCGCGGGATCATGCACCCGGTTCGTCTCTATCGCTCCCGAACCCTTGCGGCTTTGAACGAAGCCTCCTGAAATGAAGAACGGGTGGTGCCGTAACACCACCCGTCTTGATATTCAGAACTTATTCAGCAGGGAGTTCGGGAAGCTCTGGTTCGAAATCACCAGGTTGTACTTCCGAGAATTCGATGTCTGCTGGCTGTTCGCTTTTTGCATAACCCGTATCCGAGAAGCACTTCGACATGCCTGACATGCTGGCAGCAGCTTGATCCATCATGCCTTCATTACAGGCGTCATGCTTGGCGTTTGTTGCGCTATCGGTCGCGGGTTTGATAGTCTTGGACCAGTCGGCCGTTGCACAATCAAAGCCCGATGGAGCCGTTGGCGAGAAGGCCGCGGCCAATACACCTGGCACATCCGTGCTCTTCAGGTGCAGCGTGCCGCCTTCGGCAAATTTGGTTGCAGTACAGTCGGTCAGATAGCTATTGGCATCGACGCAGGCCTGGGTGGCGAACTGCCGACCGTTGCCTTCGTAGTTATAGAGCACGTTGCCGTTGATGGCATCAAATACGCCGATACCCGCGTTTTTGAAGGAGAAGGGGTCGCCCACGCCGAAGTCCATCGTTCCGGATTCCGAGATCGAAACTTTGGAGAATCCAGAGTCGTTGGCACCGATTTCAAACTTCTGAGCAAAAGAGAAGCCGCTGAATCCAAACTTCACTTCGAGCTTCATCGCGCTCGCATCTGCTTCGGTATAGTTCGAGTCGAAACCGATGGCACCTTTAAAGGTTCCCATGGTATCGTCACCCGAAGAGATATGAATCGTACCCTTGCTGACCTTCACCGATTTTCCATCTTTGGTGATGGTCTTCGAACCTGTGATTTTGAAGGCTTGAGACAGTTTCATGTCCGTTGTCGTTTCGCCTTCGCAGATATAGACAGCGATATTGTTGCCGTCTGAATCATCGGTGTAGATACCAATTTTCGGAATGGTAAAGCTTGGTGGAGTGGTCGTATCACCAGTCTTATCACCAGTCGTGCTAGGATCTATTGTATTGGGATCGATCGTATTGGGATCGACTGTATTGGGATCAAACGTATCACCGGGTCCTCCTTGCAGAGCCGGGCCGGCTGCCATGTCCCCGACATCGAGGATGACAGGAGTATTCCAGGGAATGTTTTTCCCTTCAGCTTCAATGTGGCAAAGTGTGCTGGAGATCATTTTGATCTGGGTAACCAGCTGCTTGGCGCTTTCGCGCATCAGGCATGCTTCCATTGACTTCTTCTGGTCTTCGGCGAGGCGAAGGCTTGTGCCTTCTGACAGCGCGGGAGGGAGGTTGATGTTCAACGCTCCGGTCAGACCCAGTTCATCCACGCTGGCAGCCTGTACAGTACCAGAGGGCGTTCTGGTGGTGCCTGTGTTGTTGGCTGCAGCGTCCGACTTACTCGAAGACTTACCGCAAGCAACTAATCCGGCGAAAGTAAGAATTGCGGGGACCATCTTGTTTGCATTCATTGACAATTCCTTCGTTATTACGAATTACGCACATATCCTCGGTGCCCCGCAATTCCGCTTGAGCGTAATCGTATAACTCACGAAGACTAGAAATCAATTACTTCAGCATTGGCTATCCGGCCGGACGAGGGCCCACAGAACCCTCGTGCATTTGCGAACCCCTGAGCCCTGCCAGCCACCGATTCTTTTCCATGGTCATACCTGGTTCCAGCGCTGCAATGACTTCCGGGCGCAAACGCTCCGGGGCGATGATGCGATGCAGGGATCCTACCTGCAGTGCCCGTTGTACGCTGTGCTCGTGGTCGAATTCCTCCGCTATCTGTCCGACCATCAGGGCGCGTACCTGTCCAAGCTTGACTTCAAGCTGCTTATAAAGGTCTTTCTTCAGGGTCGCATCCGCCTTTTTCAAAGCGTCCTGGAGCGCGACGATATCCGGATGCTGCTGGGCCCTGAGTTCCACTTCCCCGGCGAAGACCACACCCGCAGCCGGGGCTCCACCAATGACGGAGGCATAGGTGCCTTCCAGAGCCAGAATCTGGAGATTATCGTTCAGAGTCTTCGAGAAGACCACATAGGCGCCTCCGTGAAAGCGGGACACCACGCAGAAGACGATAGGTCCTGAAAAATTCACCACAGCGCGCCCGATCTCGGCTCCGAATTCGAGTTGGCAAAGGCGCATCGACTCCGGTGAACCGTCAAATCCCGAAAGGTTGGCGAGAACGACCAGAGGCCGGACGCCACTCGCGGCGTTGATGGCCCGCGCGATTTTTTTCGAGGCGAGTGGGAACAGTGTTCCACCCGTCCACTGTTCAGGTCCATCCGCATGCACGGCTCCCTTTCGATGCATGGGTTTCGATTCAATGCCGAGCAGACAGACGGGATGGCCGCCGAGATGCGCATCCCATACCACCGCGTTTTCAGCGTCGAGCATATCCGCCCAGCGTTCCAGGGGAGCATGGTCCTGGTCGATGGTCGCCCGCATGATTTGCCTTATTTCAAAGGGTTTTTTGCGTCCCGGATTATCAAGGGGCGCGAACACCTGACCCACCACCGCAAACTCACCTCCATGCGGATAGGTGCAGACATCACGATCGATCGGATCATGAGTCACGGCGGGTCTTGGGAAGCGTTCACCCGGCGCCACGTAGCTGTGTTCATAATGCTGCAGAAGTATCGTGCAGGCTTCGGCCGCATCCTGCGCGAAATACTGGGCCTGGCCGTTGATGCCCATGATCCTTGAATACCCACCAATCCCAAGATCATCCTCGGCTGAGACACCGCCTGAATAATCCAGGGCCCTTTTCCCTGTCAGGACCATTGCGCTTTGAGGCAGCATGATCAGGACGCCCTTCGTATGCATCAGCATGGTGGCTTCCGCGTTCCAGTAGGGCTGCGCTCCGACATTGATCCCCATGACGACGATGTTGATCTCGCCCCCGTGCTGGGTGAAGTCTATGATTTTTCGCAGCGCTGCAGCGATCCAGTCCATGTTTTCCGTGCCGCTGTCCATCGCGATCTTCGCCCCGGACGAGATGGCGAACCATTCCACAGGAGCGTTCCGCGCTTGCGCAAGATCAAGGGCTGCGATGATGCGCCGACATTCGGGTTCGGAAAGATTGCCCAGCCCGCGCGAGGGATCACCGAGCAGAATCACCCGCTGCATGCCTTCAGGATAGCGTTCTGTATCATGCCGGATGGTCCCAACGACGATATTGCTGCGATTCTCTCCCCAGGGTCGATTCACCGGCTGGAGCATTCCATCCACAAGATCATATTCCTGAAAACAACCCCTGGGAAAATTCGATTGCGCGTCTTCTTCACGGCAGTACATGCGGATCAATTCATAGGGATAGATCAAGGATCGTTGTCGCAGCTTTATCACCTTTTGCTGGTATTCGGTCAGAGCCTCGACCGTTTGCTCACTGGGAGCGAGGTCGTGTATCGTCAAATCCATGCCGCTGGGTTTTTTGAATTCCAGCAGTCGATCGTGAACCCGGCCGGTTGCTGGATCTTTGACAGGTCCTCGCCACAGCAGCTTTTCCAGACCCAGATGTTCCGAGCCGCGCGCCAGGGATCGGGCGATCTGATAAAGCTCCTGACGGCCCAGATCCAGGACGGGCCAGACACGCAGCTCAATCACATTCCAGTGGAGTCGGTTGCGTGGTCTTTGCATCTGCACGGAACGAATGCTGGCAAAGCAATCGCTCACAAGGTGTTCAAGATGGGGCAGGCTCATGACGCGGCCATCGGCATCACGGATGGCGTGAAGCTCCCGCACCTCGGCCATGGCCACCAAACGTTCGTCCTTGGGATTCTGCCGGGCCACCGCGCGGAAGAGGAAGATCGAAGGGGCGGACGGCAGGCGTTCGAGATTGAAATTGCGCCAGCGTTCCAGCTGCAGGCGATCGGCAAAACTGGGATGAAAATTTTGAAAGAAGGTGGACTCATGCAATCGTCCCTCATCATCCCGCTGCAGGGTAAGGAAGCTGCAGGTTTCCGCAGCAGGGCCCCGACCATGAAGAGTCACGCGCCGCAGATTGTCTGGCCAGATCGTATCCTGCAGGTCGGCCTGGATATCGGCAACGCTCACGCCGTCACCCAGGAAGAGTTCAATCGTGTGCATGCTTCCATGCGCGTTGCGTTCCAAAAGCAGCAAAAGATTATCCTTCAGTCCTTGCCTGCCCCGAGGTTCGATATAAAAGGCTGTCAATAGCCCAGGTTTATGATCGATTTGCAGCTGGCATGACAGAGACGGAGGGACCGTTGATGCTCCTTCATGCCAGGCTTCGGTTTGATGCTGACAGTAGTAGCGGCTCAATAAGAGTCCCAGCAGCTGGACTTTTTGCGCCGCAGTCCCTTGGCAGAGACGCTGCATCAGCATCGGACCCAGAGGATAGGGGACATCAATCAATGCCTGCCAGATATCGCGGCGATGAGGCTCTCGTTCCAATTGGGTCAAAAGCTGCTCGGCCTGGGCCAGGCTACGGGTTTTCGTTCGTTCAAAGAGCGCTTTTTCAAAGCGGGCATATTTCAAATGAAGACAAAGTTCGTAAAGATCCTGAAAACGATTCTGAGCGATAGACTGCAGATCCTGGAGGCACTTGAGTTCACGAGTGGCGGCCGGGCCCGTCGGCACGGGAAGGTTTCGTAGGAATTCCAGCAGAGCGTTGACTATCTGAAGCTGGGCGGGCTCAGCACACTTGCTTTGATAGAGCCAGTACAAGGCATCGCGCTGCGCGCCGTCTTTTGTTCCGTCTTCACGGTAAAGCCGCAGCGCCCGCTCCAAATCCACCAGGAATGCGGCGGGCAGAGCCACGGTTTTTTCCGGCGTGCGGAGGTAGGTGATCAGGTGGTCTTCGCTTGCAAAATGATCCAGTTCATCATCGGGCAAAGGATGAGGATGTTTGCGGAAGAGGCGTTTAATCGCGATGAAGCTAGTCAAAAGCTCATGGATCTCCGCCTGTGCCTCGGCAATATCGAGAGTCGCGAGATACTGCTGATAGCTCCGCAATTCCAAGGGGAGGGCATCAGGATCAACATCATAACCGAGCAGCACAGCTTTCAGATAAAAACCGTGGAGGCCATGCATCGACTCACTCGCATGCTGCAGCCAAGGCTGGAATGCGGCATCGGCTTCGCCCTGCGCGAGGGGCAGAGGCGATGGCGTCGTCTGCAATTGAAGCAGGGAACTGCCGCGCAGAGCGGGGGTGTTGGTCACCACAAAGACCTGCTGCACGCGCCCATCGCAAGGTGCAGTCACAGCGAGTTCCATTTTCATGGCTTCCAGAGTCAAAAGGCTGTCGCCCTTTTTCACCTGATCGCCGACCTTCACGTGAATGCTTTGTATCACGCCGGGACCGGGTGCACGCACAGTTTCGATATGCGGACGCCTGACGGTTTCATGCACACCTTCGATTTCGATTCCGAAACTTTCGCCGTCCGCATGCACGAGTATGGGAAGCAAGGGCCCGTTCACAAACTGCAGGCTGCGTTCCCACGGACTGTCCATATGGTAACGCAGCATCAGCGCGTAGCCTTGCAGTCGAAGCTGATAAAGATCCGGGCCGAGCCTCGCTATTTTGAGCGGCACAGTTTGCTGACCTATGCTCAGATGCAAGAACGGGGCGGATTCGGTACGCAGGGATGGGCGACCGCGGGCTGCGTTTTTATGGAAGCTGGACTGTTCCGCCTCGATGTGCTCGCGATAGAGCTCAAGCCCCGCCACCACATAAAATAGTTCCTGCGGGGGATCGCGCAGCCCACGAGCCTGACCATGGGCGAGCCTGACCCGTTTCAAAGAATGTTCCTTGATCAGGGCTCCTCATTCCAAAAGGATTTTGCTTTCCTTAAGGGCCTCGGTGACCCGCTCCAGAGTGTCCGTGCGATGAGAACCGCGGCAGAGCATGGTGCCGAGGGAGGCGCCCGCGGCGACGTCATCACCTTCGCGCACCCAGGATTCGACTTGCACGCCAGCGGCGAGCATAGGACGAAATACGTTTAAACGTAGAGTTTTCCGGCCCGGATCACGAGCTGCGACAGGCAGCGAGAGGGCCATGAAATGACTTCGCGTTTGATCCCAGTCGTGATCCAGCGTGCCACCAGCGGCAAGGTAGAGTCGGGTTTTACCGATATCCATGCCCAGGGCCTCTTCCAGAAGGAGCTCATGCTCGGCAAGGCAGGACTGCCTATCGTAAAGCCAGGCCTTGTCTGTCTCCGGTTCATAAAGAAAACGAACCGAGCTGCAGAGGGCAGGGCCCTCGGCGTTTAGCAACTGGCGGCTCCAGCTTTGCAGCTGTTCCCTAAGTCCAGTGGAAAGATCCGGAGGAGGCATCTCTTCCCAAAGCGTCTGCCCGGCTTCTTCCACGAGTTCCAGTATATTCAAAGCCTGCACATGACCCTCGGCATCGCGCAGGACAGGAACAGTCAGAATTCGTGCATCGCTTGTGAGAGCCTCAATATAAAAATCGCTGCGCAAGGATTCGCGAGCTGCGATACGGCCTACCATTTCCCAGGCCGCGGGCCAATCCTGGGCCTCGGCGACAGTCCAGGTTTCCGCGGCTGCATGCGCATGAGCCGCTACGATTTTCAGCGGGAATCCCAGGCTTTCGGCCTGAAGGGCCGCCCGCGCGCGATCGTGTATCGACAATTCCTGCCAGGGCAGCAGGGGAATATCCAGTTGAGCGGCCCTATGTTTCAGAGCCAGGGCGTTGTCATCAAGCGGCTGACACCCGAGCATCGTGATTCGCAAAGACGCACAGATTTCACTGAAAGGACCTCGCTGCGCGGCATAGGAGGCATCGAGCCACAGCATGTCGACCTGATGAAGCTCCAGCTGCTCATAGAGAAAATTCCAGGATGCGGGCACCGCTGTCGAATCCCAGGGGATAAGCACATCCGCGTTACGAGCGAAGCGCTGGGCATCAAGCTCCCTATCGTAAAATGCGAGACTTCGCACCTGACATTGATAATCACGATTGAAGGCGCGGAGGCTTTGCAGACAGCGCCAGAGCTGAGCACCCTCGGCGAGTATTGCAAGATTGCGTGGGCACTTCTGTGGATCGAGACCCTTCCGCTTCATGTTTGCTCTCCCTCATGCCTATTTCTACGAAACGAAAGCTTGCAGAATGTG is a window from the Oligoflexus sp. genome containing:
- a CDS encoding adenylate/guanylate cyclase domain-containing protein, which translates into the protein MFKVWTYGKLKLLGALLAFWPFFAFANINDPEHVLGPYSRAERRLEKILEPMPGKGLLEKIEAYERGRKPDSDTDYILRRLKLRQYDDRGQTQDAMNICTGIKADDYEMVALCTYMNPNKFVESAIQQTEKIWEQSQRELPGTVVPTRVAIILLNMTFDATDISRAREFYQQALATLPRDALRSRLDLNWTVANVYSFSLNSEAMQRESMKLYDALEQAYQEDPESLYIAEYMAFNKGLNHIFLFQDYKAALQEFSKLPRTSRPWLDAQVYSALAYFHLKENAKARSALANIQLEKHLDLQRLPSLACYQAIVRFGLKESTDLSDCFSMLEKGSGPDTSIQLTRELMDLDLPVDARLRVLQAFWRIYLQQLEPKIRQIMENNSNAIELARVRTENLVKDYDIKNFNLLKIIAGGLIFGLLLAAFMLWNLRSKNRSIEKLQTYIQQAVLARFLPPVIVAEIVQGRSRLEAEPKDELITLMFCDIVGFTALSGDLDRPQTVALLNDFMHIVTEVVYKHGGTIDKFIGDAAMVIFGAPTPLDAKIQAERAVACAQDLLVAMSRVHHFKLRIGIHQGMATVGIFGSERRSDFTAIGSTVNIASRIEGRAQPQEILMSEAVAHHLPESAVMDCGFYELRGIMHPVRLYRSRTLAALNEAS
- a CDS encoding carboxyl transferase domain-containing protein; this translates as MKRVRLAHGQARGLRDPPQELFYVVAGLELYREHIEAEQSSFHKNAARGRPSLRTESAPFLHLSIGQQTVPLKIARLGPDLYQLRLQGYALMLRYHMDSPWERSLQFVNGPLLPILVHADGESFGIEIEGVHETVRRPHIETVRAPGPGVIQSIHVKVGDQVKKGDSLLTLEAMKMELAVTAPCDGRVQQVFVVTNTPALRGSSLLQLQTTPSPLPLAQGEADAAFQPWLQHASESMHGLHGFYLKAVLLGYDVDPDALPLELRSYQQYLATLDIAEAQAEIHELLTSFIAIKRLFRKHPHPLPDDELDHFASEDHLITYLRTPEKTVALPAAFLVDLERALRLYREDGTKDGAQRDALYWLYQSKCAEPAQLQIVNALLEFLRNLPVPTGPAATRELKCLQDLQSIAQNRFQDLYELCLHLKYARFEKALFERTKTRSLAQAEQLLTQLEREPHRRDIWQALIDVPYPLGPMLMQRLCQGTAAQKVQLLGLLLSRYYCQHQTEAWHEGASTVPPSLSCQLQIDHKPGLLTAFYIEPRGRQGLKDNLLLLLERNAHGSMHTIELFLGDGVSVADIQADLQDTIWPDNLRRVTLHGRGPAAETCSFLTLQRDDEGRLHESTFFQNFHPSFADRLQLERWRNFNLERLPSAPSIFLFRAVARQNPKDERLVAMAEVRELHAIRDADGRVMSLPHLEHLVSDCFASIRSVQMQRPRNRLHWNVIELRVWPVLDLGRQELYQIARSLARGSEHLGLEKLLWRGPVKDPATGRVHDRLLEFKKPSGMDLTIHDLAPSEQTVEALTEYQQKVIKLRQRSLIYPYELIRMYCREEDAQSNFPRGCFQEYDLVDGMLQPVNRPWGENRSNIVVGTIRHDTERYPEGMQRVILLGDPSRGLGNLSEPECRRIIAALDLAQARNAPVEWFAISSGAKIAMDSGTENMDWIAAALRKIIDFTQHGGEINIVVMGINVGAQPYWNAEATMLMHTKGVLIMLPQSAMVLTGKRALDYSGGVSAEDDLGIGGYSRIMGINGQAQYFAQDAAEACTILLQHYEHSYVAPGERFPRPAVTHDPIDRDVCTYPHGGEFAVVGQVFAPLDNPGRKKPFEIRQIMRATIDQDHAPLERWADMLDAENAVVWDAHLGGHPVCLLGIESKPMHRKGAVHADGPEQWTGGTLFPLASKKIARAINAASGVRPLVVLANLSGFDGSPESMRLCQLEFGAEIGRAVVNFSGPIVFCVVSRFHGGAYVVFSKTLNDNLQILALEGTYASVIGGAPAAGVVFAGEVELRAQQHPDIVALQDALKKADATLKKDLYKQLEVKLGQVRALMVGQIAEEFDHEHSVQRALQVGSLHRIIAPERLRPEVIAALEPGMTMEKNRWLAGLRGSQMHEGSVGPRPAG